A section of the Halopiger aswanensis genome encodes:
- a CDS encoding cupin domain-containing protein → MEPVEFDDAETYEPDADWRRAALAGSDRFSFEWFEKPPGHSSPMHDHENEQVCLCLEGELTVVTEDDEVTLEQYDSVWLDAWESHRVENTGDERAVGLDVFAPGRSFDFWTDREDGDGTDEDDAADENA, encoded by the coding sequence ATGGAGCCCGTCGAGTTCGACGACGCCGAGACCTACGAGCCCGACGCGGACTGGCGGCGCGCCGCACTGGCCGGCAGCGACCGCTTCTCCTTCGAGTGGTTCGAGAAGCCGCCGGGCCACAGCTCCCCGATGCACGACCACGAGAACGAGCAGGTCTGTCTCTGCCTCGAGGGCGAGTTGACGGTCGTCACCGAAGACGACGAGGTCACGCTCGAGCAGTACGACTCCGTCTGGCTCGACGCCTGGGAGTCCCACCGGGTCGAAAACACCGGCGACGAGCGCGCGGTCGGGCTGGACGTGTTCGCGCCGGGTCGCTCGTTCGACTTCTGGACGGACCGCGAGGACGGAGACGGGACCGACGAGGACGACGCCGCCGACGAGAACGCATGA
- a CDS encoding SDR family oxidoreductase — MDLQIDGNAALVTASSSGLGKASATALAREGVNVVINGRDEDRLAEAKADIEAVATGEVVAQTGDLTDEDDIEQLVETTVDEFGGLDHLVTSAGGPPSGPFLETDDEDWYEAYELLVMSVVRLAREAEPHLQEGEGGTIVNITSRSVKEAIDSLVLSNSVRMSVIGLEKTLSQEFAPDVRANAVLPGPHETSRIEDLVEQAVERGEYDSYEEGLENWADNPLERVGDPMELGNTVAFLSSPQSGFINGQSIVIDGGTTGSNL; from the coding sequence ATGGACCTGCAGATCGACGGCAACGCGGCGCTGGTAACGGCATCCTCGAGCGGGCTGGGGAAAGCGTCTGCGACGGCGCTGGCCCGCGAGGGCGTAAACGTCGTCATCAACGGCCGCGACGAGGACCGACTCGCCGAGGCGAAGGCCGACATCGAGGCGGTCGCGACCGGCGAGGTCGTCGCCCAGACGGGCGATCTCACCGACGAGGACGACATCGAGCAGTTGGTCGAGACGACCGTCGACGAGTTCGGCGGCCTCGATCACCTCGTCACGAGCGCCGGCGGCCCGCCCTCTGGCCCCTTCCTCGAGACCGACGACGAGGACTGGTACGAGGCCTACGAACTGCTCGTGATGAGCGTCGTCCGACTCGCTCGCGAGGCCGAACCGCACCTGCAGGAGGGCGAGGGCGGCACGATCGTCAACATCACCTCCCGGAGCGTCAAGGAAGCCATCGACAGTCTCGTGCTCTCGAACTCCGTCCGGATGAGCGTCATCGGCCTCGAGAAGACGCTCTCGCAGGAGTTCGCGCCGGACGTGCGCGCGAACGCGGTGCTGCCGGGCCCCCACGAGACTTCGCGCATCGAGGACCTCGTCGAGCAGGCCGTCGAGCGCGGCGAGTACGACTCCTACGAGGAGGGCCTCGAGAACTGGGCCGACAACCCGCTCGAGCGCGTCGGCGACCCGATGGAACTCGGCAATACGGTGGCGTTCCTCTCCTCGCCCCAGTCCGGCTTCATCAACGGGCAGAGTATCGTCATCGACGGCGGGACGACCGGTTCGAACCTATAA
- a CDS encoding alpha/beta fold hydrolase → MTTTPPDREPEGAVDVDGPADAQAIVFVHGAAMTRKMWLPQGRDLAGEFRVVAPDLPGHGSRAREQFRMDPAIDQLHDTIRTHTDGTAILVGLSLGGYVVTEYAHRYPSNVDGLVLSGASVNPVRGMGIMTRATGGLTRLLTKPDVGKRAGEEFATRWVRQRDLPPDIEREIIEAGFYPKQFGDAGPDIAGQDFRSKLSTYPGPTLILNGENDKLMRRGEQDHAAAAQDGRIEVLADAGHICNLHRPRTYTERVRNFVQQRVPTEP, encoded by the coding sequence ATGACTACAACCCCGCCCGATCGAGAACCGGAGGGCGCCGTCGACGTCGACGGCCCCGCGGACGCGCAGGCGATCGTCTTCGTCCACGGCGCCGCCATGACGCGAAAGATGTGGCTGCCGCAGGGACGCGACCTCGCCGGCGAGTTCCGCGTCGTCGCGCCCGATCTGCCGGGCCACGGCTCGCGCGCCCGCGAACAGTTCCGGATGGACCCCGCGATAGACCAGCTTCACGACACCATCCGAACCCACACCGACGGGACGGCGATTCTCGTCGGCCTCTCGCTTGGCGGCTACGTCGTGACGGAGTACGCCCACCGTTACCCGTCGAACGTCGACGGCTTGGTACTCTCGGGCGCCAGCGTGAACCCGGTTCGCGGCATGGGAATCATGACGCGGGCAACCGGCGGCCTCACGCGGCTCCTGACGAAGCCGGATGTCGGCAAACGCGCCGGCGAGGAGTTCGCGACGCGGTGGGTTCGCCAGCGCGACCTCCCGCCGGATATCGAGCGCGAGATCATCGAGGCCGGCTTCTACCCGAAGCAGTTCGGCGATGCGGGCCCCGATATCGCGGGGCAGGATTTCCGCTCGAAACTGTCGACCTACCCCGGCCCGACGCTGATCCTCAACGGCGAGAACGACAAGCTCATGCGCCGCGGCGAACAGGATCACGCCGCGGCGGCCCAGGACGGGCGGATCGAAGTCCTCGCGGACGCCGGTCACATCTGTAACCTCCACCGGCCGCGAACCTACACCGAGCGGGTGCGAAACTTCGTCCAGCAGCGGGTGCCGACCGAGCCGTAG
- a CDS encoding universal stress protein: protein MSRKTMVAYDGSPQAKAALRYALEEYPEAEITAVHVIRLPEGYWTLFVESEEDFPGRERAEAQARDLLDEADEMTAGADRSLETVIVKGEPAQELVDYAIDNDFDQIVMGSHGRQGASRLLFGSVAEKVVRRAPMTVVVVHETE from the coding sequence ATGTCTCGAAAGACGATGGTCGCGTACGACGGCTCGCCCCAGGCCAAGGCGGCGCTCCGGTACGCGCTCGAGGAGTACCCCGAGGCGGAGATCACCGCAGTCCACGTTATCCGGCTCCCGGAGGGGTACTGGACGCTGTTCGTCGAGTCGGAGGAGGACTTCCCGGGCCGCGAACGGGCGGAGGCGCAGGCCCGGGACCTCCTCGATGAGGCCGACGAGATGACGGCAGGGGCCGATCGCTCCCTCGAGACGGTGATAGTGAAAGGCGAACCCGCGCAGGAGCTCGTCGACTACGCGATCGACAACGACTTCGACCAGATCGTCATGGGCAGCCACGGGCGACAGGGGGCCAGCCGACTACTGTTCGGGAGCGTCGCCGAGAAAGTCGTGCGGCGAGCGCCCATGACCGTGGTGGTGGTCCACGAAACGGAGTAA
- a CDS encoding acyl-CoA mutase large subunit family protein — MFDQDDLEDIREERERWEAETLEPTLERHGERQDRFATVSNHEVERLYTPEDIADLDYEAELGFPGEPPYTRGPYPTMYRGRTWTMRQFAGFGTAEETNERFHYLIDEGQTGLSTAFDMPSLMGIDSDHPMSEGEVGKEGVAVDTLRDMEILFDGIDVGEVSTSFTINPSAPVIYAMYVALADRQGVPRDEIRGTLQNDMLKEFIAQKEWVIPPEPSLEVVTDTIEFAVAETPKFHPISISGYHIREAGSTAAQEAAFTLADGFAYVEDCLDRGLEVDDFAPLLSFFFNSHNSIFEEVAKFRAARRVYARIMEEQYGAEQAESKRMKFHTQTAGQSLTAQQPLNNIVRVTIQALAGVFGGTQSLHTNSFDEALALPSEEAVRVALRTQQIIAEESGAADIVDPMGGSFAIEKLTNEMEEEIMTYLAEIEELGDGSLRDGVLEGISGGYFQREIQDASYEYQQRVERGEEVVVGVNKYTIEEDTSPEILQIDETTRDRQLERLESVKAERDEEAVDAALSALADAIAGEKTENVMPYIVDAVKAYATMGEIMQVFEDRYGAYREEVTPA, encoded by the coding sequence ATGTTCGATCAGGACGACCTCGAGGACATCCGCGAGGAGCGCGAGCGGTGGGAGGCGGAGACGCTCGAGCCGACCCTCGAGCGCCACGGTGAACGGCAGGATCGGTTCGCGACGGTGTCGAACCACGAGGTCGAGCGGCTCTACACGCCCGAGGACATCGCGGACTTGGACTACGAGGCGGAGCTCGGCTTTCCGGGTGAGCCGCCGTATACGCGCGGCCCGTACCCGACGATGTACCGCGGACGGACGTGGACGATGCGGCAGTTCGCCGGCTTCGGCACCGCGGAGGAGACCAACGAGCGGTTCCACTACCTCATCGACGAGGGCCAGACGGGGCTGTCGACGGCCTTCGACATGCCGTCGCTGATGGGGATCGACTCCGACCACCCGATGAGCGAGGGCGAGGTCGGCAAGGAGGGCGTCGCGGTCGACACCCTCCGCGATATGGAGATTCTGTTCGACGGCATCGACGTCGGCGAGGTCTCGACCTCGTTTACCATCAACCCCTCCGCGCCGGTGATCTACGCGATGTACGTCGCGCTGGCCGACCGCCAGGGCGTTCCCCGCGACGAAATCCGGGGAACGCTGCAGAACGACATGCTCAAGGAGTTCATCGCGCAGAAGGAGTGGGTCATCCCGCCCGAACCGTCGCTCGAGGTCGTCACGGACACGATCGAGTTCGCCGTCGCGGAGACGCCGAAGTTCCACCCGATCTCGATCTCGGGGTACCACATTCGGGAGGCCGGCTCGACCGCCGCCCAGGAGGCCGCGTTCACGCTCGCGGACGGCTTCGCGTACGTCGAGGACTGTCTGGATCGCGGGCTCGAGGTCGACGACTTCGCGCCCTTGCTCTCCTTTTTCTTCAACTCGCACAACTCGATCTTCGAGGAGGTCGCGAAGTTCCGCGCGGCGCGGCGGGTGTACGCCCGCATCATGGAGGAACAGTACGGCGCCGAGCAGGCCGAATCGAAGCGGATGAAGTTCCACACCCAGACCGCGGGCCAGTCGCTGACCGCCCAGCAGCCGCTGAACAACATCGTCCGCGTCACGATCCAGGCGCTCGCGGGAGTCTTCGGCGGCACGCAGTCGCTGCACACCAACAGCTTCGACGAGGCGCTGGCCCTGCCCAGCGAGGAAGCGGTCCGGGTCGCCCTGCGCACCCAGCAGATCATCGCCGAGGAGTCCGGCGCGGCCGATATCGTCGATCCGATGGGCGGTAGTTTCGCGATCGAGAAACTGACCAACGAGATGGAGGAGGAGATCATGACGTACCTCGCGGAGATCGAAGAACTGGGCGACGGTTCGCTCCGCGACGGCGTCCTCGAGGGCATTTCGGGCGGCTACTTCCAGCGCGAGATCCAGGACGCGAGCTACGAGTACCAGCAGCGCGTCGAGCGCGGCGAGGAGGTCGTCGTCGGCGTCAACAAGTATACGATCGAGGAGGACACCTCGCCCGAAATTCTCCAGATCGACGAAACGACCAGAGACCGGCAACTCGAGCGCCTCGAGTCGGTCAAGGCGGAGCGAGACGAGGAGGCGGTCGACGCGGCGCTGTCGGCGCTGGCGGACGCGATCGCGGGGGAGAAGACCGAGAACGTCATGCCGTACATCGTCGACGCCGTGAAGGCGTACGCGACGATGGGCGAGATCATGCAGGTGTTCGAGGACCGCTACGGCGCGTACCGGGAGGAGGTGACGCCGGCGTAG
- a CDS encoding acyl-CoA dehydrogenase family protein, with amino-acid sequence MSLSPEQELVRDSVREFVEREVRPVAAEADANGEFPEDVWDGLAELDLTGLTVPEAYGGFDADPLTASVVYEELAYGHLSLATALSVHSLATACIREFGSESHTDEWLPEMVDGRPVGAFALSEPDAGSNPAEMSTTARLDEESEEYVLNGTKQWITNGERSGVVILFAKVADESNGDSDADTITQFLVPKDAAGLEVGKKEDKLGLRASDTTTLVFDDVRIPAENRLTEVGKGLKAAFSILTGGRIAIASQAVGLAQAALDDALEYATEREQFGNPIADHQAIAHKLAEMQTQVQAARLLARDAARKNDGDVDPMAASTAKYFASEAAVDVANEAVQIHGGYGYTTDFDVERYYRDAKVTTIYEGTSEIQKEIIARHLRK; translated from the coding sequence ATGTCGCTTTCACCGGAACAGGAACTCGTCAGGGACAGCGTCCGGGAGTTCGTCGAGCGAGAGGTACGACCCGTCGCGGCGGAAGCAGATGCGAACGGGGAGTTTCCCGAGGACGTCTGGGACGGCCTCGCGGAACTCGATCTCACCGGGCTCACCGTTCCCGAGGCGTACGGCGGGTTCGACGCCGACCCGCTCACGGCCAGCGTCGTCTACGAGGAACTCGCCTACGGCCACCTCTCGCTGGCGACGGCGCTGTCGGTTCACTCGCTCGCGACCGCCTGCATCCGCGAGTTCGGTTCCGAATCCCACACGGACGAATGGCTCCCCGAAATGGTCGACGGGCGACCGGTCGGCGCGTTCGCGCTGTCGGAACCCGACGCGGGATCGAACCCCGCCGAGATGAGTACGACGGCGCGGCTCGACGAAGAGTCGGAGGAGTACGTGCTCAACGGGACGAAACAGTGGATTACGAACGGCGAGCGCTCCGGCGTCGTGATCTTGTTTGCGAAGGTAGCGGACGAGTCCAACGGTGACTCGGATGCCGACACCATCACCCAGTTTCTCGTGCCCAAGGACGCGGCGGGCCTCGAGGTCGGCAAGAAGGAGGACAAACTCGGCCTGCGGGCCAGCGACACGACGACGCTGGTGTTCGACGACGTTCGGATTCCAGCGGAGAACCGCCTGACGGAGGTCGGGAAGGGGCTGAAGGCCGCCTTCTCGATCCTGACCGGCGGCCGGATCGCGATCGCGAGCCAGGCAGTCGGGCTCGCGCAGGCGGCGCTGGACGACGCCCTCGAGTACGCGACCGAGCGCGAGCAGTTCGGCAATCCGATCGCCGACCACCAGGCGATCGCGCACAAACTCGCGGAGATGCAGACGCAGGTGCAGGCGGCCCGACTCCTCGCTCGCGACGCGGCGCGGAAGAACGACGGCGACGTCGATCCGATGGCCGCCAGCACGGCCAAGTACTTCGCCAGCGAGGCGGCGGTCGACGTGGCCAACGAGGCCGTCCAGATCCACGGCGGCTACGGCTACACGACCGATTTCGACGTCGAGCGCTACTACCGCGACGCCAAGGTGACGACGATCTACGAAGGGACCAGCGAGATACAGAAGGAGATCATCGCCCGGCATCTGCGGAAGTGA
- a CDS encoding M14 family zinc carboxypeptidase, with protein MSDPSAPPARTFEWLDESIPRYESFFSVRKHRERDRELADVHEHVTYEGLGESADGNPIWAVTVGEGSRTALLLGAPHPNEPIGSMTIDFLLHELATNDDLRASLDYEFVCVPVADPDGVRRNEGWFDGPFTLANYAQNFYRPPPERQVEATFPVDREGYSFDDPIPATRALADLIGARRPEFVYSFHNTAFGGCYYVVTEPLEPLHDALRSLPAEYGVSLNRGEPERFIDEAFDDAVRRLPTFADRFDAAETDDDDGEGSDEPLLGGNAYDYASRFEDDVVEFAVELPYFSAPRIGDQTRLERSREAVIREGVQHRRSFLEEIADPLDAVAEYLPDTPMAHEAAGVFGYFEDELEGKLDWATSVSETDEPGTVAQYVDERFIRQYHLLTYLGMLLRSIDRAAMSADGEVRDTLLDAKRTLEDVFHDRLGEIRTELDYETIPIWKLVAIQARAGLICLDHRQREREP; from the coding sequence ATGAGCGATCCGTCAGCGCCGCCCGCGCGGACGTTCGAGTGGCTCGACGAGTCGATTCCCCGCTACGAGTCGTTTTTCTCGGTCCGCAAGCACCGCGAGCGCGATCGGGAACTCGCCGACGTACACGAGCACGTAACGTACGAAGGACTTGGCGAAAGCGCCGACGGGAACCCGATCTGGGCAGTGACCGTCGGCGAAGGCAGTCGGACCGCACTCCTGCTCGGCGCGCCCCATCCGAACGAACCGATCGGGTCGATGACCATCGATTTCCTCCTCCACGAACTCGCGACGAACGACGACCTCCGCGCGTCCCTCGACTACGAGTTCGTCTGCGTCCCGGTCGCGGACCCGGACGGCGTCCGGCGGAACGAGGGCTGGTTCGACGGCCCGTTTACGCTCGCGAATTACGCGCAAAACTTCTACCGGCCGCCGCCGGAACGTCAGGTCGAAGCCACGTTTCCGGTCGACCGCGAGGGTTACTCGTTCGACGACCCAATTCCGGCGACGCGAGCGCTGGCCGACCTGATCGGGGCCCGTCGCCCCGAGTTCGTCTACAGCTTCCACAACACCGCGTTCGGCGGCTGCTACTACGTCGTCACCGAACCGCTCGAGCCGCTACACGACGCGCTGCGGTCGCTTCCGGCAGAATACGGCGTATCGCTCAACCGCGGCGAGCCGGAGCGGTTCATCGACGAGGCGTTCGACGACGCCGTCCGCCGGCTCCCGACGTTCGCGGATCGGTTCGACGCCGCCGAGACGGACGACGATGACGGAGAGGGTTCCGACGAACCGCTACTCGGCGGCAACGCCTACGATTACGCGAGCCGCTTCGAGGACGACGTGGTCGAGTTCGCGGTCGAACTCCCGTACTTCTCCGCCCCGCGAATCGGCGATCAAACTCGACTCGAGCGCTCCCGCGAGGCCGTCATCCGCGAGGGCGTCCAGCACCGCCGATCGTTCCTCGAGGAAATCGCGGATCCGCTCGACGCCGTTGCCGAGTACCTGCCGGACACGCCGATGGCCCACGAAGCGGCTGGCGTCTTCGGCTACTTCGAGGACGAACTCGAGGGGAAACTCGACTGGGCGACCTCGGTGTCGGAGACCGACGAACCCGGGACCGTCGCCCAGTACGTCGACGAGCGATTCATCCGCCAGTACCACCTGCTGACGTACCTCGGAATGTTGCTCCGCTCGATCGACCGTGCCGCAATGAGTGCCGACGGCGAGGTCCGCGACACGTTGCTAGACGCGAAGCGGACGCTCGAGGACGTCTTTCACGACCGACTCGGGGAGATTCGGACCGAACTCGATTACGAGACGATTCCGATCTGGAAACTCGT